A single window of Nicotiana sylvestris chromosome 3, ASM39365v2, whole genome shotgun sequence DNA harbors:
- the LOC138887625 gene encoding uncharacterized protein yields the protein MVSVLLQAQETDYYQNMMSAMGKSFAEAIKIGEMVENGLKTGRILSQSAIRATSQAIQAGSGGVANRKKKEEVAMATSSVRKPRSARLHFSERTPQHYYPHQDAAYAMDLQPYAVMNAQPYARPQQQFHQNRAQFPRNQLPHQAQYNPRPPQNNFPYNARAREPPRKTNFTPIDESYSSFFPKLVQMEQKRILLKDEDIPNVTNNPLPAHNNGPVIGMICEDKEFDPALKAIIAIADVEKKPKADAKQEKGEKKSKPTPQNTEKIVETKTEVVPSKHAILYVPRGPRKGQVTLSPPRRFELNKRSKMYVPKGTYVVRGPIISPRLNEPVVIGRAPQRPMTDPTAIPWNYNEAIITYKGKEVLGEVNETNPAEKYLNLEEVNNATKKRFPLKKPFSAEEAEEFFRKMKTAGYEIIDQLRKSPAQVSLLSLLMNSTEHQKVLIKTLNEDYVPIETTVEQLERMAERFFTINQISFSKNDLPPEGVTHNKALHLTVKCEGYYVKRVVLDGGSGVDIYPLSTLQRMEIETERIRPNNVCVRAFDGIKRDTIGEIDLILTIGPVDFEVTFQVLDMDTSYNFLLGRPWIHAAGVVPSTLHQMVKLEYEDQEIIVHGEDEQSIYRDPSVPCLEAREGSEHIVYQVFEVVVADQYEEGSPCPQPFLSKASVMVAKEMIRHGYKPGKRLGASLQGITEPITLLATKKFFSVGFHATKADVTWANQRKSNGWTSCPDSNMLSNCEIMNQEMEYDEEEAFKETNRELEQFENKPKSNLNETESMRSKGTMSNPSAAITLSDWDDEGFHSRYPKHSNPLLTL from the exons ATGGTTAGTGTCCTCCTTCAAGCACAAGAGactgattattatcaaaacatgatgtctgcaatgggaaAGTCATTTGccgaagccatcaaaatcggtgaaatggttgagaatgggttgaaaacagggcgaatcttgagtcagtctgctataagggctacctcccaagcaatccaagccgggtctggaggagtagcaaaccgaaagaagaaggaagaagtagcAATGGCAACTTCGAGTGTAAGAAAACCCCGTTCGGCCAGACTTCATTTCtctgaaagaaccccacaacactactacccccatcaaGATGCGGCCTATGCTATGGATCTTCAGCCATACGCAGTGATGAATGCACAACCATACGctaggccacaacaacaatttcaccAAAACCGAGCTCAATTTCCCAGAAATCAACTTCCTCACCAAGCTCaatataatccccgacctccacaaaataatttccCCTACAATGCCCGTGCTCGGGAGCCGCCCAGGAAGACGAACTTCACACCTATTGATGAGTCATATTCTAGCTTTTTCcctaaattggtccaaatgg AACAAAAGCGGATATTGTTAAAGGATGAAGACATTCCTAATGTAACCAACAACccgttaccggctcacaacaatggaccggttattggaatgatctgcgaagataaagagtttgatcctgccttgaaagccatcattgcaatcgCTGACGTTGAGAAAAAGCCAAAGGCTGATGCAAAGCAAGAAAaaggggagaagaagagtaaacccacccctcaaaacacagaaaaaATAGTGGAAACCAAAACTGAGGTAGTACCCTCGAAACATGCCATCCTTTATGTGCCCCGAGGTCCTAGGAAAGGACAagtgacattgagccctccaagaaggtttgagctgaacaaaagatctaaaatgtatgtgccaaaagggacTTATGTGGTAcgggggccaataatttcaccaaggctgaatgagcccgtggttattggccgcgcaccgcagaggcccatgacagatcctactGCCATCCCATGGAATTATAACGAGGCGATAAtaacctacaaaggaaaagaagtcctGGGAGAAGTAAATGAAACTAACCCGGCTGAGAAATACCTCAATCTGGAGGAAGTGAATAATGCCACGAAGAAGCGTTTCCCACTCAAGAAGCCATTTAGTGccgaagaagcagaagagttcttcaggaaaatgaaaactgcaggctacgagataattgaccaacttCGAAAGTCTCCTGCTCAGGTCTCTTTATTGTCTCTATTAATGAATTCAACTGAacatcagaaagtgttgatcaaaaccctcaatgAAGATTACGTTCCGATTGAAACTACTGTGGAACAACtggagaggatggcagaaagattcttcaCAATCAATCAGATCTCTTTTAGCAAGAATGACCTGCCCCCGGAGGGGGTCACCCACAATAAAGCcctccacctaacagttaaatgtgaGGGGTACTATGTGAAGAGAGTCGTGTTGGATGGCGGTTCCGGAGTAGATATCTACCCTCTCTCAactctgcaaagaatggagatcgaGACTGAGAGAATCAGGCCCAACAACGTCTGTGTTCGTGCCTTTGATGGCATCAAAAGAGACACCATaggcgagatcgatttgattttgactattggacctgtggattttgaggtgacctttcaAGTCCTAGACATGGATACTTcttataatttcctcttgggaaggccttggattcacgCGGCAGGAGTCGTACCttccactctccaccagatggtgaaattggAATATGAAGATCAGGAGATCATAGTCCACGGAGAGGATGAGCAATCGATCTATCGGGACCCGTCGGTCCCATGCCTCGAAGCTAGGGAAGGTagtgaacatatagtctatcaagttttcgaggttgtggtcgcagaccaataTGAAGAAGGAAGCCCTTGCCCTCAACCTTTTCTCTCAAAAGCGTcagttatggttgccaaggaaatgatcaggcatggttataaaccCGGGAAGAGgctcggggcatcattgcaaggtatcaccgAACCTATCACCTTACTTGCCACCAAAAAGTTCTTTAGTGTGGGTTTTCACGCCACAAAAGCTGATGTGACGTGGGCAAATCAACgaaagagcaatggttgg acttcatgcccagattcaAACATgttgtctaattgtgaaataatgaatcaagaaatggaatatgatgaagaagaggcttttaaggaaacaaatcgagaattggaacaatttgagaataaacctaagtcgaacttaaatgaaaccgagtCG